One window of the Rhipicephalus sanguineus isolate Rsan-2018 chromosome 2, BIME_Rsan_1.4, whole genome shotgun sequence genome contains the following:
- the LOC119383537 gene encoding thromboxane-A synthase translates to MDLAHALWQLVAATILLLLVHWYMKRKQLFNYFKDLGIPGPEPSIITGNMNELREKTPTVAYREWIEKYGKVVGYFNGSRPVLLVADLDLLKMIQVKDFQDFIDRSLLFQCKRPPSPHNKSLIQLTGKRWKEVRSVLTPSFTTNKLKMMAPGMICTVRELVDKIEEYARSGEEFEIGNLYQAMTLDVICRSAMGIEYSIQKNPTHSLLVCCRLLFNNTFSWISVLLASFPELEFVLKYLLNWKLASTNNGVHPFEEVQEKCGNIVKQRQIINSVPQKDLLQLMIEAKSSNVDINSVTSDQLTAADDNEHELKQSAPASPTSLAYSSKTVLDDDDITQNAFLVLVAGYETTSNTLTLVSHMLINYPDVQEKVRQELLAALGPDEEISYNTIQKLTYLNCVIQETMRLYPPIFAFVTREAVVDKQYGKLKIPAGTAVMAATQYIHRDPSSWEKPNTFDPDRFLPERRKGQNPLAFQPFGAGPRNCIGMRFAQMELRFTLAHILRKYRLVATPNSDKDPAEIDMNPLVLRIKRGVNVRAVPL, encoded by the exons ATGGACCTGGCACATGCTTTGTGGCAGCTGGTTGCTGCGACCATCCTACTTCTCCTGGTCCACTGGTACAT GAAGAGAAAGCAGCTGTTCAACTACTTCAAGGACCTCGGCATTCCAGGACCAGAACCGAGCATCATCACGGGCAACATGAACGAACTGCGTGAGAag ACACCCACCGTGGCCTACAGGGAGTGGATAGAGAAGTACGGAAAGGTAGTTGG GTACTTCAACGGTTCCCGTCCTGTGCTGCTCGTCGCTGACCTCGATTTGCTCAAGATGATTCAAGTCAAGGACTTCCAAGACTTCATTGACCGAAGT CTACTTTTCCAatgcaagcgtcctccaagtccTCACAACAAGTCCCTGATCCAACTAACGGGCAAGCGCTGGAAGGAAGTCCGCAGTGTGCTCACGCCCTCATTCACCACCAACAAGCTCAAGATG ATGGCTCCTGGCATGATATGCACCGTACGAGAGTTAGTCGACAAGATCGAGGAGTACGCGCGCTCCGGCGAGGAGTTCGAGATTGGCAACCTGTACCAGGCGATGACGTTGGACGTGATCTGCCGCAGTGCCATGGGCATCGAGTACAGCATTCAGAAGAACCCCACGCACAGCCTGCTGGTCTGCTGCCGCCTGCTCTTCAACAACACGTTCTCGTGGATCTCCGTGCTGCTCG CCTCTTTTCCCGAGCTGGAGTTCGTACTGAAGTACCTCCTCAACTGGAAGCTCGCCAGCACCAACAATGGCGTGCACCCTTTCGAGGAAGTGCAGGAGAAGTGCGGCAACATCGTCAAGCAGCGCCAGATCATCAACTCG GTCCCGCAAAAGGACCTGCTGCAGCTGATGATCGAGGCCAAGTCTTCGAATGTGGACATCAATAGCGTCACATCGGACCAACTTACGGCCGCGGATGACAACGAACACGAACTCAAGCAGAGTGCAC CGGCCTCGCCAACCAGCCTCGCGTACTCCAGCAAGACTGTCCTGGACGATGACGACATCACGCAGAACGCCTTCCTCGTCCTCGTCGCTGG GTACGAGACAACGAGTAATACTCTCACGCTCGTCTCTCACATGCTGATCAACTACCCCGACGTGCAAGAGAAGGTGCGACAGGAACTACTCGCCGCGCTGGGACCGGAC GAGGAGATAAGCTACAACACGATCCAGAAGCTGACCTACCTCAACTGCGTCATCCAGGAAACCATGCGCCTCTACCCGCCCATATTCGC TTTTGTGACGAGGGAGGCCGTTGTGGACAAGCAGTACGGCAAGCTGAAGATTCCGGCCGGCACGGCAGTGATGGCCGCCACGCAGTACATCCACCGTGACCCCAGCAGCTGGGAGAAACCGAACACGTTCGACCCGGACAG GTTCCTTCCCGAGCGTCGCAAGGGCCAGAACCCGCTCGCCTTCCAGCCGTTCGGCGCGGGGCCCCGCAACTGCATCGGCATGCGGTTCGCGCAGATGGAGCTGCGCTTCACGCTCGCCCACATCCTGCGCAAGTACCGACTCGTGGCCACGCCCAACAGCGACAAG GACCCTGCGGAGATTGACATGAACCCTCTGGTGCTGCGGATCAAGAGAGGAGTGAACGTCAGGGCGGTGCCCCTCTAG